The following coding sequences are from one Xiphophorus couchianus chromosome 7, X_couchianus-1.0, whole genome shotgun sequence window:
- the serp2 gene encoding stress-associated endoplasmic reticulum protein 2, protein MVAKQRIRMANEKHSKNITQRGNVAKTLRPQEEKYPVGPWLLALFVFVVCGSAIFQIIQSIRMGM, encoded by the exons ATGGTGGCCAAACAGAGGATCCGGATGGCCAACGAGAAACACAGCAAGAACATCACGCAGAGAGGAAACGTAGCCAAGACGCTG CGACCGCAAGAGGAGAAGTACCCTGTTGGCCCCTGGCTTCTCGCCCTCTTTGTATTCGTTGTTTGTGGATCAG CCATATTCCAGATCATCCAGAGTATCCGTATGGGGATGTGA